AAACCCAAAAAACCCCGCAGTTGCCAGAGTTGATCCTTGGAAGCATCACAAGGGGTGTACTTGCGCTCCGGAGCAAAGGGGAACTGATCTCCCGGGCCAAAGACATGGCAGTGTGCGTCCACAGCTCCGGCAAGTGCCTGGAATTTTGGTTTGGATGGGTTCTGATGCCAGTGCAACCAATCCGCATCCATCGTGAAGGCACTCATCGTCCCAACTCCTGCAACCGAGCGTCAAGTTGTGGATACACCCGTCGAGCATTGCCTTCGAAGACTTTTTGTCGATCAACTTCCGATAGATTCAACGCATCCACATAG
The sequence above is drawn from the SAR324 cluster bacterium genome and encodes:
- a CDS encoding amidohydrolase — translated: YVDALNLSEVDRQKVFEGNARRVYPQLDARLQELGR